A window of the Kosakonia radicincitans DSM 16656 genome harbors these coding sequences:
- the proA gene encoding glutamate-5-semialdehyde dehydrogenase, which translates to MLEQMGIAAKAASYKLALLSSREKNRVLEKIADYLEAQSQEILLANEQDLLEARRNGLSEAMLDRLALNPARLKGIADDVRQVCKLADPVGQVIDGGLLDSGLRIERRRVPLGVIGVIYEARPNVTVDVASLCLKTGNAAILRGGKETWRTNAATVKVIQQALEECGLPAGAVQAIESPERELVNQMLRMDKYIDMLIPRGGAGLHKLCREQSTIPVITGGIGVCHIVVDESAEIEPALKVIVNAKTQRPSTCNTVETLLVHQGIAATFLPALSKQMAESGVTLHADEQALVLLKNGPAKVEAVKAEQYDDEFLSLDLNVKIVADLDAAIDHIRQHGTQHSDAILTRSLRNADRFINEVDSSAVYVNASTRFTDGGQFGLGAEVAVSTQKLHARGPMGLEALTTYKWIGFGDNTVRA; encoded by the coding sequence ATGCTGGAACAAATGGGCATTGCTGCGAAAGCAGCATCATACAAACTGGCATTGCTCTCCAGCCGCGAGAAAAATCGCGTGCTGGAAAAAATCGCCGATTATCTGGAAGCGCAGTCGCAAGAGATCCTGCTGGCGAATGAACAGGATCTGCTGGAAGCCCGCCGTAACGGCCTGAGCGAAGCGATGCTCGACCGTCTGGCGCTGAACCCGGCGCGCTTAAAAGGGATCGCCGACGATGTTCGTCAGGTTTGCAAACTGGCCGATCCGGTCGGCCAGGTGATCGACGGCGGTTTGCTGGACAGCGGCCTGCGCATTGAGCGCCGTCGCGTCCCGCTGGGCGTTATCGGCGTGATTTATGAAGCGCGCCCGAACGTGACCGTTGATGTGGCTTCGCTGTGCCTGAAAACCGGTAATGCGGCAATCCTGCGCGGTGGCAAAGAAACCTGGCGCACCAATGCGGCCACGGTAAAAGTGATTCAACAGGCGCTGGAAGAGTGCGGCCTGCCTGCCGGTGCGGTACAGGCGATTGAAAGCCCGGAGCGCGAACTGGTCAATCAAATGCTGCGCATGGATAAATACATCGACATGCTGATTCCGCGCGGCGGCGCTGGCCTGCACAAGCTGTGCCGCGAGCAGTCAACGATCCCGGTCATCACCGGTGGTATTGGCGTCTGTCATATCGTGGTGGATGAGTCTGCCGAGATCGAACCGGCGCTGAAGGTGATCGTCAATGCCAAAACGCAGCGCCCAAGCACCTGCAACACCGTCGAAACCCTGCTGGTGCATCAGGGGATTGCCGCGACTTTCCTGCCTGCGCTGAGCAAACAGATGGCGGAAAGCGGCGTGACGCTCCACGCCGATGAACAGGCGCTGGTGCTGCTGAAAAACGGCCCGGCAAAAGTGGAAGCAGTGAAAGCGGAGCAGTACGACGACGAGTTTCTGTCGCTGGATCTGAATGTGAAAATCGTGGCCGATCTCGATGCGGCTATCGATCATATTCGCCAGCACGGCACACAGCACTCCGACGCGATCCTGACCCGTTCGCTGCGCAATGCGGATCGCTTTATCAATGAAGTGGATTCTTCGGCGGTGTATGTGAACGCCTCCACGCGCTTTACCGATGGTGGTCAGTTTGGCCTTGGCGCGGAAGTGGCTGTCAGCACGCAGAAACTGCACGCGCGCGGCCCGATGGGCTTAGAAGCGCTGACCACTTATAAGTGGATTGGTTTTGGCGACAATACCGTTCGCGCATAA
- the proB gene encoding glutamate 5-kinase has protein sequence MSDSQTLVVKLGTSVLTGGSRRLNRAHIVELVRQCAQQHAAGHRIVIVTSGAIAAGREHLGYPELPATIASKQLLAAVGQSRLIQLWEQLFSIYGIHVGQMLLTRADMEDRERFLNARDTLRALLDNNIVPVINENDAVATAEIKVGDNDNLSALAAILAGADKLLLLTDQQGLFTADPRNNPDAELITDVYGIDDALRAIAGDSVSGLGTGGMGTKLQAADVACRAGIDTIIAAGSKPGVIGDVMEGISVGTRFHAQASPLENRKRWIFGAPPAGEIAVDEGATAAILERGSSLLPKGIKSVTGNFSRGEVIRICNLQGRDIAHGVTRYNSDALRRIAGHHSQQIDAILGYEYGPVAVHRDDMITR, from the coding sequence ATGAGTGACAGCCAGACGCTGGTGGTAAAACTCGGCACCAGTGTTTTAACGGGCGGTTCCCGCCGCCTGAACCGCGCCCATATTGTGGAACTGGTGCGCCAGTGCGCGCAGCAGCACGCCGCCGGGCATCGTATTGTAATTGTGACTTCCGGGGCGATTGCCGCCGGGCGCGAACACCTGGGCTACCCGGAATTACCCGCCACCATCGCTTCGAAACAGTTGCTGGCGGCGGTCGGGCAGAGCCGTTTGATTCAGTTATGGGAACAACTGTTTTCTATTTACGGTATTCACGTCGGGCAGATGTTGCTGACCCGCGCGGATATGGAAGACAGAGAGCGCTTCCTTAACGCTCGCGACACGCTGCGTGCGCTGCTTGATAACAATATCGTGCCGGTGATTAACGAGAATGACGCGGTCGCGACGGCGGAAATCAAAGTCGGCGACAACGATAACCTTTCTGCGCTGGCAGCGATTCTGGCCGGTGCGGATAAACTGCTGCTGCTGACCGATCAGCAGGGGCTGTTCACTGCGGATCCGCGTAACAACCCGGATGCGGAACTGATTACAGATGTTTACGGTATCGATGATGCCCTGCGCGCGATTGCGGGCGACAGCGTTTCTGGCCTTGGTACTGGCGGAATGGGCACCAAATTGCAGGCTGCCGATGTCGCCTGCCGCGCCGGGATCGACACTATTATCGCCGCAGGCAGCAAACCGGGCGTGATTGGCGATGTGATGGAGGGGATCTCCGTGGGAACGCGTTTCCACGCGCAAGCTTCGCCGCTGGAAAACCGCAAACGCTGGATCTTCGGTGCACCGCCAGCGGGTGAGATCGCCGTTGATGAAGGCGCTACCGCCGCGATCCTTGAACGTGGCAGTTCACTATTGCCGAAAGGCATTAAAAGCGTGACAGGCAACTTCTCCCGTGGTGAAGTGATCCGCATCTGTAATTTGCAGGGGCGCGATATTGCCCATGGCGTTACCCGCTATAACAGCGATGCGCTGCGCCGTATTGCCGGGCATCATTCGCAGCAAATCGATGCCATTCTGGGCTATGAATATGGCCCTGTCGCCGTTCACCGCGACGACATGATTACCCGTTAA
- the phoE gene encoding phosphoporin PhoE, translated as MKKSTLALMVMSVVASASVHAAEVYNKNGNKLDVYGKVKAMHYFSDDTSNDGDKTYVRFGFKGETQINDQLTGYGRWEAEFAGNNDEATSGQKTRLAFAGLKMKDFGSVDYGRNLGVLYDVAAVTDMFPEFGGDGLARTDNFMTKRTTGVATYRNTDFFGLVDGLDMSLQYQGKNENGRSSVIKQNGDGWGTSLAYDFGGSPVTLIGAYANSDRTNAQNTSLALGRGEKAEAWATGVKYDANNLYIATMYGVSYNMTPISSSTGFANKAQDFEAVIQYQFDFGLRPSLGYVLTKGKDIENGIGDEDLVNYIDVGATYYFNKNISAMVDYKINQIKDDNKLGISSDDIVAVAVTYQF; from the coding sequence ATGAAAAAGAGCACTCTGGCATTAATGGTAATGAGCGTTGTTGCTTCTGCATCCGTTCACGCAGCGGAAGTTTATAACAAGAACGGCAACAAGCTGGATGTGTACGGCAAAGTGAAAGCCATGCACTACTTCAGCGACGATACCAGCAACGACGGTGATAAAACTTATGTTCGTTTCGGTTTCAAAGGCGAAACGCAGATTAACGATCAACTGACCGGTTATGGTCGTTGGGAAGCCGAATTTGCCGGTAACAACGACGAAGCCACCTCTGGTCAGAAAACCCGTCTGGCGTTTGCTGGCCTGAAAATGAAAGACTTTGGTTCTGTCGACTACGGTCGTAACCTGGGCGTGCTGTACGACGTGGCTGCCGTAACCGATATGTTCCCGGAATTCGGTGGCGACGGTCTGGCCCGTACCGATAACTTCATGACCAAACGCACCACGGGCGTTGCAACTTACCGCAACACCGACTTCTTCGGTCTGGTTGACGGTCTGGATATGTCCCTGCAATACCAGGGTAAAAACGAAAACGGCCGCAGCAGCGTCATCAAACAGAACGGTGACGGCTGGGGTACTTCTCTGGCGTACGATTTCGGCGGCAGCCCGGTTACGCTGATCGGCGCTTATGCCAACTCTGACCGTACTAACGCACAGAATACTTCTCTGGCGCTGGGCCGCGGCGAGAAAGCAGAAGCCTGGGCAACTGGCGTGAAATATGACGCGAACAACCTGTACATCGCCACCATGTACGGCGTGTCTTACAACATGACGCCGATCTCTTCCAGCACCGGTTTTGCGAATAAAGCGCAGGACTTTGAAGCGGTGATCCAGTACCAGTTCGACTTCGGTCTGCGTCCGTCCCTGGGCTATGTGCTGACCAAAGGGAAAGACATCGAAAACGGTATCGGCGACGAAGATCTGGTTAACTACATCGACGTTGGCGCAACTTACTACTTCAACAAAAACATCTCTGCGATGGTGGATTACAAAATCAACCAGATCAAAGATGACAACAAACTGGGCATCAGCAGCGACGATATCGTAGCCGTTGCCGTAACCTACCAGTTCTAA